One region of Lathamus discolor isolate bLatDis1 chromosome 2, bLatDis1.hap1, whole genome shotgun sequence genomic DNA includes:
- the YME1L1 gene encoding ATP-dependent zinc metalloprotease YME1L1, with protein sequence MFSFSTVQPQATVPLSHLINAFHSPKSSTTTASTGSVHPVQRDASPEHDPQKSESVFNLRDLGLSDLKTNHFRELVNRLLPGYCLENKVSSQWHTSYISAESFFENKHGFVDVFSVLRSSCLYRQHPNPLQSFCSDVRSWPVYMQTRNFKTLRSRTRRLQSTSEQFTETKSSLSSILKGFILRKRRIDVENLDALMKTKNIPEAHQDAFKTGFAEGFLKAQVFLQKTLDSLRRSRLLSFFLFVLCFYLAIYSSFLPGKGSFSDAVRFRTSSIFDAAVDPIQLKNVTFEHVKGVEEAKQELQEVVEFLKNPHKFTVLGGKLPKGILLVGPPGTGKTLLARAVAGEADVPFYYASGSEFDEMFVGVGASRIRSLFREAKANAPCVIFIDELDSVGGKRIESPMHPYSRQTINQLLAEMDGFKPNEGVVIIGATNFPEALDNALIRPGRFDMQVTVPKPDVRGRTEILKWYLNKIKYDPSVDPEIIARGTVGFSGAELENLVNQAALKAAVDGKDMVTMKELEFSKDKILMGPERRSVEIDEKNRTITAYHESGHAIIAYYTKDAMPINKATIMTRGTTLGHVSLLPENDRWSETRSQLLAQMDVCMGGRVAEELIFGSDHITTGASSDFDSATKIARLMVTRFGMSEKLGVMTYTDAGKVSPETQSAIEQEVRTLLRDSYERAKNILKTHAKEHKNLAEALLKYETLDAKEIQIVLEGKKLEVR encoded by the exons ATGTTTTCGTTCTCAACCGTGCAGCCTCAG GCTACTGTTCCTCTGAGTCACCTTATTAATGCCTTTCATTCACCAAAAAGCTCCACTACTACTGCCAGCACAGGATCTGTACATCCTGTTCAGAGGGACGCTTCCCCAGAGCATGATCCTCAGAAGAGTGAG tctgtATTTAATTTAAGAGATCTGGGGTTGTCTGATCTGAAAACGAACCATTTCAGAGAATTGGTGAACAGGTTGCTTCCTGGCTACTGTCTAGAAAACAAAGTCTCTTCACAGTGGCATACATCGTACATCTCTGCTGAATCCTTCTTTGAAAATAAGCATG GCTTTgtggatgttttcagtgttttgcgCTCATCTTGTTTGTACAGACAGCATCCTAATCCCCTCCAAAGCTTCTGTTCAGATGTTCGGAGTTGGCCAG TTTACATGCAAACACGGAACTTTAAGACTTTGAGATCAAGAACAAGACGTCTGCAGTCAACATCTGAACaattcacagaaacaaaaagttcaCTTTCTTCAATTCTGAAG gGCTTTATCCTGAGAAAGCGCAGGATTGATGTTGAAAATTTGGACGcactaatgaaaacaaaaaacatcccAGAGGCACACCAGGATGCttttaaaactggttttgcaGAAGGCTTTTTGAAAGCACAGGTATTCCTGCAGAAAACGCTTG attCCTTGAGAAGATCAcgtctgctttctttctttctttttgttctttgtttttaccTTGCTATATATTCATCATTTTTACCTGGGAAAGGTTCCTTTTCTGATGCTG TACGCTTTCGAACATCGAGTATCTTTGATGCTGCAGTTGATCCAATCCAGTTGAAAAATGTCACCTTCGAACATGTAAAAGGG GTTGAAGAAGCTAAACAGGAATTGCAAGAAGTTGTGGAATTCCTGAAAAACCCACATAAATTTACTGTACTGGGAGGTAAACTTCCGAAAG GTATTCTGTTAGTTGGACCACCTGGTACAGGTAAAACTCTTCTTGCACGGGCTGTAGCTGGTGAGGCTGATGTTCCCTTCTATTATGCATCTGGATCAGAGTTTGATGAGATGTTTGTTGGTGTAGGAGCTAGTCGCATCCGAAGCCTATTCA gggaagcaaaagcaaatgcaCCATGTGTCATATTTATCGATGAGTTGGACTCTGTTGGTGGGAAGAGAATTGAGTCTCCAATGCATCCCTATTCAAGACAGACCATTAATCAACTTCTTGCTGAAATGGATGG ctTTAAACCTAATGAAGGTGTTGTTATCATTGGTGCAACAAACTTCCCTGAAGCATTAGATAA TGCTTTAATACGTCCTGGTCGCTTTGATATGCAAGTTACTGTTCCCAAGCCTGATGTAAGAGGTCGTACAGAAATTCTGAAGTGGTACCTTAACAAAATAAAGTATGATCCAT cTGTAGATCCGGAAATAATTGCACGAGGCACAGTAGGATTTTCTGGAGCAGAGCTTGAAAATCTTGTAAATCAAGCTGCCTTAAAGGCAGCTGTTGATGGAAAAGATATGGTAACCATGAAAGAACTAGAATTCTCCAAGGACAAAATTCTAATGG GACCTGAACGTAGAAGTGTAGAAATtgatgagaaaaacagaaccATCACTGCTTACCATGAATCTGGACATGCTATCATTGCATATTACACCAAAGATGCAATGCCGATCAACAAGGCTACAATCATGACACGAGGAACAACACTTGGACAT GTATCTTTGCTCCCAGAAAATGACAGATGGAGTGAAACTAGATCCCAGCTTCTTGCACAGATGGATGTCTGTATGGGAGGAAGAGTAGCAGAAGAACTCATATTTGGAAGTGATCACATCACAACAG GTGCTTCCAGTGATTTTGACAGCGCTACTAAAATTGCCAGACTGATGGTGACTAGATTTGGAATGAGCGAGAAG cTTGGTGTTATGACCTATACTGATGCGGGGAAGGTTAGCCCTGAAACTCAATCTGCAATTGAACAGGAAGTAAGAACACTTCTACGG GACTCGTATGAGCGAGCAAAGAACATCCTGAAGACTCATGCAAAAGAACACAAGAATTTAGCAGAAGCTTTATTGAAATACGAGACTTTGGATGCCAAAGAAATCCAAATTGttctagagggaaaaaaactaGAAGTAAGATGA
- the LOC136009185 gene encoding patched domain-containing protein 3 produces MAGPQHPGEGCSYRNTNCLERPLRRLFEGLGSGVAACPWPFVLVPLLLSGGLGSGFLFLQQRQANDIEGQFTPTGGPAKAERDFVRQHFPTNDSERFSVQQLPTDGAYAALIAVAADGSSVLAATERHDVKKLDKAMRDRGYEQVCARSDGVCVSPNPLLPMLDDADAAALEELTFPGSGPFFLGTALGGVRTSPSGRVLSARALKLVYYLREDGPDAAKSRRWLEDFLQDAPSELAAMNFTSIQVTYFTSLSRQLEFEGNTKSVIPLISITYFLTITFSVVSCLRLSCIRNNVWLACFGVISAGLAVLSSFGLLLFCGVPFVITVANAPFLILGVGVDDMFIMIASWEQSLRKKDKSDVKSLLAETYSEAALSVTITTLTDILAFFIGTWTAFPSVRSFCLYTGTAFVFCYIYTMTFFGAIIVLNHKREQGNRHWLTCMPVGVGKDQAEKSCLYNACCVGNCSGQSSQPESGHPMRVFFTKYYGPFLTNKWIKPLVVLLYGAYLGGSIYGCTQIREGIDLRNLANDDSYIIPYYDDNDKYFSAYGPRVMVVVTESVDYWNETVRLGIENCTQDLEGISYIDKNFSQSWLRAYTEYAKQQSLNINDKDIFISNLPKLFQYVQTFEWDINKTRDKIEASRFFIQTVNVTSATDEKNLVNQLRETAEKCSIPLIVYHPAFIYYDQYLVIVQNTIQNVIVAAGAMLVVSLLLIPNPLCCLWVTFAIASVIVGVAGFMAFWNVNLDSISMINLVICIGFSVDFSAHVSYAFVVSRESSANNRAIDALSLLGYPVLQGAVSTILGVVVLAAAKTYIFRTFFKIMFLVILFGALHGLVFIPVFLTFFGNCGRSPHNTRSKTEVPRYRDNEDCP; encoded by the exons ATGGCGGGGCCGCAGCACCCCGGAGAGGGCTGCTCCTACCGCAACACCAACTGCTTGGAGCGGCCGCTGAGGCGGCTCTTCGAAGGGCTGGGGAGCGGCGTGGCTGCCTGCCCCTGGCCCTTCGTGTTGGTGCCGCTGCTGCTGTCTGGCGGGCTGGGCTCCGGCTTCCTCTTCTTACAGCAGCGGCAGGCAAACGACATCGAGGGGCAGTTCACGCCGACCGGGGGGCCCGCCAAGGCTGAGCGCGATTTCGTACGGCAGCACTTCCCCACGAACGACTCGGAGCGCTTCTCCGTTCAGCAGCTGCCCACCGACGGCGCCTACGCCGCCCTCATTGCGGTGGCGGCGGACGGGAGCTCGGTGCTGGCCGCGACGGAGCGGCACGATGTGAAGAAGCTGGACAAGGCGATGCGCGACCGCGGCTACGAGCAAGTCTGCGCCCGCAGCGACGGCGTCTGCGTTAGCCCCAACCCGCTGCTGCCGATGCTGGATGACGCGGACGCTGCCGCCCTGGAGGAGCTCACCTTCCCCGGGAGCGGCCCGTTCTTCCTGGGCACCGCGCTGGGCGGCGTGCGGACGAGCCCCAGCGGGAGGGTGCTGTCGGCGCGGGCGCTGAAGCTGGTGTATTACCTGCGGGAGGACGGCCCCGACGCGGCGAagagcaggaggtggctggaAGACTTCTTGCAGGACGCCCCGTCGGAGCTGGCGGCGATGAACTTCACCTCCATTCAG GTGACTTACTTCACCTCGCTGTCCAGACAACTGGAGTTTGAGGGAAACACCAAGAGTGTGATCCCACTCATCTCCATAACATATTTCTTGACAATAACTTTTTCAGTTGTCTCCTGCCTAAG gctGAGCTGTATAAGAAATAATGTCTGGCTTGCATGCTTCGGAGTGATTTCTGCCGGGTTAGCTGTATTAAGCAGCTTTGGATTGCTGCTCTTCTGTGGAGTGCCCTTTGTGATCACAGTAGCAAACGCACCATTTCTTATTCTAG GAGTTGGTGTTGATGACATGTTCATCATGATCGCTTCCTGGGAACAaagtttaagaaagaaagataaatctGATGTTAAATCTCTGCTGGCTGAGACCTACTCAGAAGCAGCACTTTCTGTGAccatcaccaccctcacagataTTTTAGCCTTCTTCATTGGCACCTGGACTGCTTTCCCGTCTGTGAGATCATTTTGCCTCTATACAGGCACTGCCTTTGTCTTCTGCTATATATATACCATGACCTTCTTTGGGGCAATTATTGTACTAAATCATAAAAGGGAGCAAGGAAACCGTCACTGGCTAACTTGTATGCCTGTGGGAGTAGGTAAAGACCAGGCTGAGAAGTCCTGCCTATACAATGCTTGCTGTGTAGGCAACTGCTCTGGGCAGTCATCTCAGCCAGAAAGTGGACATCCAATGAGAGTGTTCTTTACAAAGTATTATGGCCcttttttaacaaataaatgGATCAAGCCACTTGTGGTGTTGCTGTACGGAGCGTATTTGGGTGGCAGTATTTATGGATGTACTCAGATAAGGGAAGGTATCGATCTTCGAAACCTGGCAAATGATGACTCTTACATTATTCCATACTATGATGACAATGACAAATACTTCTCAGCATATGGACCCAGGGTCATGGTCGTTGTTACTGAAAGCGTAGATTACTGGAATGAGACTGTTCGTCTTGGCATTGAGAACTGCACACAAGATTTAGAGGGCATTTCCTATATAGATAAGAATTTTTCACAGTCATGGCTAAGGGCGTACACAGAATATGCCAAACAACAGTCACTAAATATAAATGATAAGGATATCTTCATTAGTAACTTACCCAAACTGTTCCAGTATGTTCAGACTTTTGAGTGGGATATTAACAAGACTCGCGATAAAATAGAAGCGTCACGTTTCTTCATCCAGACAGTGAATGTGACCTCAGCCACTGATGAGAAGAATCTTGTAAATCAGTTGAGAGAGACAGCCGAGAAGTGCAGTATTCCATTAATAGTGTACCACCCAGCGTTCATCTACTATGATCAGTACCTGGTAATAGTGCAGAACACCATCCAGAATGTCATTGTGGCTGCTGGGGCAATGCTTGTTGTCTCCCTTCTGCTTATTCCCAACCCATTGTGTTGCTTGTGGGTGACTTTTGCTATAGCTTCTGTTATAGTTGGTGTTGCTGGCTTCATGGCATTTTGGAACGTCAATCTAGATTCCATATCCATGATCAACCTGGTTATTTGTATAGGGTTTTCAGTGGATTTTTCTGCTCATGTTTCCTATGCGTTCGTTGTGAGTAGAGAGTCATCAGCCAACAACAGGGCAATTGACGCTCTGTCCCTCTTAGGTTACCCAGTATTACAAGGTGCAGTTTCTACTATATTAGGAGTAGTTGTCCTGGCTGCAGCAAAAACTTACATCTTTAGGACGTTTTTCAAGATCATGTTCCTTGTTATTTTGTTTGGGGCTCTTCACGGTCTTGTTTTTATTCCGGtgtttttaaccttttttggAAACTGTGGCAGATCACCCCACAATACCAGATCTAAAACAGAAGTGCCTAGGTACAGAGATAATGAAGATTGTCCATGA